A genomic region of Staphylococcus roterodami contains the following coding sequences:
- the sbnA gene encoding 2,3-diaminopropionate biosynthesis protein SbnA, translating to MIERSQACHDSLLDSVGQTPMVQLHQLFPKHQVFAKLEYMNPGGSMKDRPAKYIIEHGIESGLITENTHLIESTSGNLGIALAMIAKIKGLKLTCVVDPKISPTNLKIIKSYGANVEMVEEPDEHGGYLMTRIAKVQELLTSIKDSYWINQYANELNWQAHYHGAGTEIVETIKQPIDYFVAPVSTTGSIMGMSRKIKEVHPNAQIVAVDAKGSVIFGDKPINRELPGIGASRVPEILNRSEINQVIHVDDYQSALGCRKLIAYEGIFAGGSTGSIIAAIEQLITKIDEGATIVTILPDRGDRYLDLVYSDTWLEKIKSRQGVKSE from the coding sequence TTGATTGAACGAAGTCAAGCATGTCACGATTCATTATTAGATTCTGTAGGGCAGACACCCATGGTTCAACTTCATCAACTATTTCCAAAGCACCAAGTGTTTGCAAAGTTAGAGTATATGAATCCAGGAGGCAGTATGAAAGATCGACCAGCCAAGTACATTATTGAACATGGTATTGAATCTGGTCTTATAACTGAGAATACGCATTTAATTGAAAGTACCTCTGGAAATTTAGGTATTGCCTTGGCGATGATAGCTAAAATTAAAGGATTAAAGCTCACTTGTGTTGTTGATCCTAAAATATCGCCAACAAATTTGAAAATTATTAAAAGTTACGGCGCCAATGTAGAAATGGTTGAAGAACCTGATGAGCATGGGGGTTATTTAATGACTCGTATTGCTAAGGTTCAAGAACTATTAACTTCTATTAAAGATTCATATTGGATTAATCAATATGCAAATGAGTTAAATTGGCAAGCCCATTATCATGGTGCTGGAACTGAAATAGTAGAAACAATTAAACAGCCTATAGACTATTTTGTCGCACCAGTAAGTACGACAGGTAGCATTATGGGTATGAGTAGAAAAATTAAAGAAGTACATCCAAACGCACAGATTGTTGCCGTGGATGCTAAAGGGTCAGTCATTTTTGGTGACAAACCTATTAACCGAGAGTTACCTGGTATTGGTGCAAGTCGCGTACCAGAAATTTTGAATAGATCAGAGATTAATCAAGTCATTCATGTAGATGATTATCAATCTGCACTAGGCTGCCGCAAATTAATTGCTTATGAAGGTATTTTTGCAGGTGGTTCAACAGGTTCAATTATTGCAGCAATAGAGCAGTTAATAACAAAGATAGACGAAGGTGCAACAATTGTAACGATTTTACCAGACCGAGGAGATCGTTATTTAGATTTAGTGTACTCAGATACATGGTTAGAAAAAATAAAGTCAAGACAAGGAGTTAAATCAGAATGA
- the spa gene encoding staphylococcal protein A, with protein MKKKNIYSIRKLGVGIASVTLGTLLISGGVTPAANAAQHDEAQQNAFYQVLNMPNLNAEQRNGFIQSLKDDPSQSANVLGEAQKLNDSQAPKADAQQNNFNKDQQSAFYQILNMPNLNEEQRNGFIQSLKDDPSQSNNLLGEAQKLNDSQAPKADNKFNQEQQNAFYEILHLPNLNEEQRNGFIQSLKDDPSQSANLLAEAKKLNDAQAPKVDNKFNKEQQNAFYEILHLPNLTEEQRNGFIQSLKDDPSVSKEILAEAKKLNDAQAPNEEDKNKPGKEDNNKPGKEDNNKPGKEDGNKPGKEDGNKPGKEDGNKPGKEDNNKPGKEDGNGVHVVKPGDTVNDIAKANGTTADKVAADNKLADKNMIKPGQKLVVDKKQQANHAEANKAQALPETGEENPFIGTTVFGGLSLALGAALLAGRRREL; from the coding sequence TTGAAAAAGAAAAATATTTATTCAATTCGTAAACTAGGTGTAGGTATTGCATCTGTAACTTTAGGTACTTTACTTATCTCTGGTGGCGTAACACCTGCTGCAAATGCTGCGCAACACGATGAAGCTCAACAAAATGCTTTTTATCAAGTATTAAATATGCCTAACTTAAATGCTGAACAACGTAATGGTTTCATCCAAAGTCTTAAAGATGATCCTAGCCAAAGCGCTAACGTTTTAGGTGAAGCTCAAAAACTTAATGATTCACAAGCACCAAAAGCTGATGCGCAACAAAATAACTTCAACAAAGATCAACAAAGTGCTTTCTATCAAATCTTGAACATGCCTAATTTAAATGAAGAACAACGCAATGGTTTCATCCAAAGTCTTAAAGATGATCCTAGTCAAAGTAATAACCTTTTAGGCGAAGCTCAAAAACTTAACGATTCACAAGCACCAAAAGCTGACAACAAATTCAACCAAGAACAACAAAATGCTTTCTATGAAATCCTGCATTTACCAAATTTAAACGAAGAGCAACGTAATGGTTTCATCCAAAGCTTAAAAGATGACCCAAGCCAAAGTGCTAACCTATTAGCAGAAGCTAAAAAGCTAAATGATGCTCAAGCACCAAAGGTTGATAACAAATTTAACAAAGAACAACAAAATGCTTTCTATGAAATTTTACATTTACCTAACTTAACTGAAGAACAACGTAACGGCTTCATCCAAAGTCTTAAAGATGACCCTTCAGTAAGCAAAGAAATTTTAGCAGAAGCTAAAAAGTTAAACGATGCTCAAGCACCAAATGAGGAAGACAAAAACAAACCTGGTAAAGAAGACAACAACAAGCCTGGTAAAGAGGATAACAACAAACCTGGTAAAGAAGACGGCAACAAGCCTGGTAAAGAAGATGGCAACAAACCTGGTAAAGAAGACGGCAACAAACCTGGTAAAGAAGATAACAACAAACCTGGTAAAGAAGATGGTAACGGGGTACATGTCGTTAAACCTGGTGATACAGTAAATGACATTGCAAAAGCAAACGGCACTACTGCTGACAAAGTTGCTGCAGATAACAAATTAGCAGATAAAAACATGATTAAACCTGGTCAAAAACTTGTAGTTGATAAGAAGCAACAAGCAAATCATGCAGAAGCTAACAAAGCTCAAGCATTACCAGAAACTGGTGAAGAAAATCCATTTATCGGTACAACTGTATTTGGTGGATTATCATTAGCGTTAGGTGCAGCCTTATTAGCTGGACGTCGTCGTGAACTATAA
- the sirB gene encoding staphyloferrin B ABC transporter permease subunit SirB — MLLKPKYQIVIAGLCLAIVAILSLMIGNTLVSPITVIQALFNFDSESDLHNVVTGARASRTIIALLTGAALAVSGLLMQALTRNSIASPGLFGVNAGAVFFVIFSITFIQIQSFKMIVVIAFLGAIVVTVLVVALGMFRQTLFSPHRVILAGAAIAMLFTAFTQGILIMNETDLQGLLFWLSGSVSLRNIWDIPWIIPLVLILILIAFSIASHINILMTSDDIATGLGQNIKLIKWIIILLISMLAGISVAVAGSIVFVGLIVPNISKRLLPPNYKYLIPFTALAGAILMIISDMIARVIIKPLELPIGVVTAVIGAIVLIYIMKKGRQRL; from the coding sequence ATGCTACTTAAACCGAAATATCAAATCGTTATTGCTGGTTTATGTCTTGCAATAGTAGCTATCTTAAGTTTAATGATTGGGAATACGCTTGTGTCACCTATTACGGTGATACAGGCGTTATTCAACTTTGATAGTGAAAGCGATTTACATAATGTTGTCACTGGTGCACGTGCATCGAGAACCATCATCGCCTTATTGACAGGTGCTGCACTTGCTGTGTCAGGTTTGTTGATGCAAGCACTCACACGAAATTCAATAGCATCTCCAGGTCTTTTTGGGGTCAATGCAGGTGCTGTATTTTTTGTCATTTTTAGTATTACATTTATTCAAATTCAGTCATTTAAAATGATTGTAGTTATTGCATTTTTAGGTGCCATTGTTGTTACTGTATTAGTCGTCGCACTTGGTATGTTTAGACAAACACTATTCTCACCTCATCGTGTCATCTTAGCGGGTGCAGCGATTGCAATGCTATTTACAGCCTTTACTCAAGGCATACTCATTATGAATGAAACTGACTTGCAAGGACTCCTATTCTGGCTAAGCGGCTCTGTTTCATTGCGTAATATATGGGATATACCATGGATTATCCCACTTGTGTTAATACTTATTTTAATCGCGTTTAGTATAGCTTCACATATTAATATATTGATGACCAGTGATGATATTGCAACGGGGCTTGGGCAAAATATTAAATTAATAAAATGGATTATTATTTTGCTCATTAGTATGCTAGCTGGAATTTCAGTTGCCGTTGCTGGATCAATTGTTTTCGTTGGACTCATTGTTCCAAATATTAGCAAACGTTTATTACCACCAAATTATAAATATCTGATTCCATTTACGGCACTAGCTGGTGCTATTCTAATGATCATATCAGATATGATTGCACGCGTGATTATTAAGCCATTAGAGTTACCTATTGGCGTTGTTACGGCTGTAATTGGCGCTATTGTCTTAATTTATATAATGAAGAAAGGACGTCAACGCTTATGA
- the sirA gene encoding staphyloferrin B ABC transporter substrate-binding protein SirA — protein MNKVIKMLVVTLAFLLVLAGCSGNSNKQSDSKDKETTSIKHAMGTTEIKGKPKRVVTLYQGATDVAVSLGVKPVGAVESWTQKPKFDYIKNDLKDTKIVGQEPAPNLEEISKLKPDLIVASKVRNEKVYDQLSKIAPTVSTDTVFKFKDTTKLMGKALGKEKEADDLLKKYDDKVAAFQKDAKAKYKDAWPLKASVVNFRADHTRIYAGGYAGEILNDLGFKRNKDLQKQVDNGKDIIQLTSKESIPLMNADHIFVVKSDPNAKDAALVKKTESEWTSSKEWKNLDAVKNNQVSDDLDEITWNLAGGYKSSLKLIDDLYEKLNIEKQSK, from the coding sequence ATGAATAAAGTAATTAAAATGCTTGTTGTTACACTTGCTTTCCTACTTGTTTTAGCAGGATGTAGTGGGAATTCAAATAAGCAATCAGATAGCAAAGACAAGGAAACGACTTCTATCAAACATGCAATGGGGACAACTGAAATTAAAGGGAAACCAAAACGTGTTGTCACATTATATCAAGGTGCCACTGATGTTGCTGTATCTTTAGGTGTTAAACCTGTAGGTGCTGTAGAATCATGGACACAAAAACCGAAATTTGATTACATAAAAAATGATTTAAAAGATACTAAAATTGTAGGTCAAGAACCTGCACCAAACTTAGAAGAAATTTCTAAATTAAAACCTGATTTAATTGTCGCGTCAAAAGTTAGAAACGAAAAAGTTTACGATCAATTATCTAAAATTGCACCAACTGTTTCTACTGACACAGTATTCAAGTTTAAAGATACGACAAAATTAATGGGGAAAGCTTTAGGGAAAGAAAAAGAAGCTGATGATTTACTGAAAAAGTATGATGATAAAGTAGCTGCATTCCAAAAAGATGCAAAAGCGAAATATAAAGATGCATGGCCATTGAAAGCATCAGTTGTTAACTTCCGTGCTGACCATACAAGAATCTATGCTGGTGGATACGCAGGAGAAATTCTAAACGATTTAGGATTTAAACGTAATAAAGATTTACAAAAACAAGTTGATAATGGTAAAGATATTATTCAATTAACATCTAAAGAAAGTATTCCATTAATGAACGCTGATCATATTTTTGTTGTAAAATCTGATCCAAACGCAAAAGATGCTGCATTAGTTAAAAAGACTGAAAGCGAATGGACTTCAAGTAAAGAATGGAAAAATCTAGATGCTGTTAAAAACAACCAAGTATCTGATGATTTAGATGAAATTACTTGGAACTTAGCTGGTGGATATAAATCATCATTAAAACTGATTGACGATTTATACGAAAAGTTAAATATTGAAAAACAATCAAAATAA
- the sarS gene encoding HTH-type transcriptional regulator SarS: MKYNKQDKIRDFIIIEAYMFRFKKKVKPEVDMTIKEFILLTYLFHQQEKTLPFKKIVSDLCYKQSDLVQHIKVLVKHSYVSKIRSKIDERNTYISISEEQREKIAERVSLFDQIIKKFNHADQSESQIIPKDSKDFLNLMMYTMYFKNIIKKHLTLSFVEFTILAIITSQNKNIVLLKDLIETIHHKYPQTVRALNNLKKQGYLIKVRSTEDERKILIHMDDAQQDHAEKLLAQVNQLLADKDHLHLVFQ; encoded by the coding sequence ATGAAATATAATAAACAAGACAAAATTAGAGATTTTATAATCATTGAAGCATACATGTTTCGTTTTAAGAAAAAGGTAAAGCCTGAAGTCGATATGACTATAAAAGAATTTATATTACTGACTTATTTATTTCATCAACAAGAAAAGACACTACCATTTAAAAAAATCGTCTCAGATTTATGTTATAAACAATCCGATTTAGTCCAGCATATAAAGGTTCTAGTGAAGCATTCATATGTTAGCAAAATTCGAAGTAAAATAGATGAGCGTAATACTTATATTTCTATATCAGAAGAGCAACGAGAAAAAATTGCAGAACGCGTATCATTATTTGATCAAATCATCAAAAAATTTAATCACGCGGATCAAAGTGAATCACAAATCATACCAAAAGATAGTAAAGATTTTCTTAATTTGATGATGTATACGATGTACTTCAAAAACATTATCAAAAAACATCTGACACTAAGTTTTGTAGAATTCACAATTCTAGCTATTATCACTTCTCAAAATAAAAACATCGTTCTTCTCAAAGATTTAATTGAGACGATTCACCACAAATACCCTCAAACTGTTAGAGCTCTCAATAATTTAAAAAAGCAAGGTTATCTAATAAAGGTACGCTCAACTGAAGATGAAAGAAAAATTTTAATTCATATGGATGACGCACAACAAGACCATGCTGAAAAATTATTGGCACAAGTAAATCAATTATTGGCTGACAAAGATCATTTACATCTTGTTTTCCAATAA
- a CDS encoding iron ABC transporter permease: MTEKINKKDSYNLIFALIFLTLVSVVSMMVGSSFIPFQRVLMYFLNPNESIDQFTLEVLRLPRITLAILAGAALGMSGLMLQNVLKNPIASPDIIGITGGASLSAVVFIAFFSHLSIHLLPLFAVLGGALAMVILLIFQTKGQIRPTTLIIIGISMQTLFIALVQGLLITTKQLSAAKAYTWLVGSLYGATFKDTFILGIVIIAIVPLLFLVIPKMKISILDDPVAIGLGLNVQRMKLIQLITSTILVSIAISLVGNIGFVGLISPHIAKTIVRGSYAKKLLMSAMIGAISIVIADLIGRTLFLPKEVPAGIFIAAFGAPFFIYLLLTVKKL; the protein is encoded by the coding sequence ATGACAGAAAAGATTAATAAAAAAGACTCCTATAACCTCATCTTCGCGTTAATCTTTTTAACCCTCGTATCTGTGGTAAGTATGATGGTCGGTTCTAGTTTTATACCATTTCAACGCGTATTGATGTACTTTTTAAATCCTAATGAAAGCATTGATCAATTCACTTTAGAGGTATTACGTTTGCCTCGTATTACACTTGCAATTTTAGCTGGAGCTGCATTAGGGATGAGTGGTTTAATGTTACAAAATGTATTAAAAAACCCTATTGCCTCGCCAGATATTATCGGCATCACAGGTGGCGCTAGCTTAAGTGCTGTTGTATTCATTGCATTTTTCAGTCATTTGTCGATACATCTACTGCCACTTTTCGCAGTGTTAGGTGGCGCATTAGCAATGGTAATACTATTAATATTTCAAACGAAAGGTCAAATTCGACCGACGACTTTAATTATCATTGGTATTTCAATGCAAACGCTGTTCATTGCACTTGTCCAAGGCTTACTCATTACAACAAAGCAATTATCTGCAGCTAAAGCATATACATGGCTAGTTGGTAGTCTTTATGGTGCAACGTTTAAAGATACTTTTATTTTGGGCATTGTTATTATAGCTATTGTTCCATTGCTATTTCTTGTCATTCCTAAAATGAAAATATCTATACTTGATGATCCTGTAGCAATTGGCTTAGGTTTAAATGTGCAACGCATGAAACTTATCCAATTAATTACCTCTACGATACTTGTATCTATCGCAATAAGTTTAGTAGGTAATATTGGTTTTGTAGGTTTAATTTCCCCTCACATTGCCAAAACAATCGTTAGAGGAAGTTACGCTAAAAAGTTACTCATGTCAGCAATGATTGGTGCTATTTCAATCGTTATTGCCGACTTAATTGGACGCACCTTATTTTTACCTAAAGAAGTGCCAGCTGGTATATTTATCGCTGCATTCGGTGCACCATTCTTCATTTACTTATTATTGACTGTAAAAAAATTATAA
- the sbnB gene encoding N-[(2S)-2-amino-2-carboxyethyl]-L-glutamate dehydrogenase SbnB, producing MNKEMLYLNRSDIEQAGGNHSQVYVDALTEALTAHAHNDFVQPLKPYLRQDPENGHIADRIIAMPSHIGGDYAISGIKWIGSKHDNPSKRNMERASGVIILNDPETNYPIAVMEASLISSMRTAAVSVIAAKHLAKNGFKDLTIIGCGLIGDKQLQSMLEQFDHIERVFVYDQFPEACVRFVDRWQQQRPEIKFIAAETAKEAVSNGEVVITCTVTDQPYIEYDWLQKGAFVSNISIMDVHKEVFIKADKVVVDDWSQCNREKKTINQLVLEGKFSKEALHAELGQLVTGEIPGRENDDEIILLNPMGMAIEDIASAYFIYQQAQQQNIGTTLSLY from the coding sequence ATGAATAAAGAGATGTTGTATTTAAATAGATCAGATATTGAACAAGCAGGAGGTAATCATTCACAAGTTTATGTGGACGCGTTAACAGAAGCATTAACTGCGCATGCACATAATGACTTTGTACAACCGCTTAAACCATATTTAAGACAAGATCCTGAAAATGGACATATAGCAGATAGAATCATTGCTATGCCAAGTCATATCGGTGGCGATTACGCGATTTCAGGTATTAAGTGGATTGGTAGTAAACACGACAATCCATCAAAACGTAATATGGAACGTGCTAGTGGTGTCATTATTTTAAATGATCCAGAAACAAATTATCCAATTGCAGTTATGGAAGCTAGTTTAATTAGTAGTATGCGTACAGCAGCAGTTTCGGTGATTGCAGCCAAACATTTAGCTAAAAATGGGTTTAAAGATTTAACAATTATTGGTTGTGGATTAATCGGAGACAAGCAATTACAAAGTATGTTAGAACAATTTGATCATATTGAACGCGTCTTTGTATATGATCAATTTCCTGAAGCATGTGTACGCTTTGTTGATAGATGGCAACAACAGCGCCCAGAAATTAAATTTATTGCAGCTGAAACAGCTAAAGAAGCTGTGTCAAATGGTGAAGTAGTCATTACATGTACTGTTACAGATCAACCATATATTGAATACGATTGGTTACAAAAAGGTGCATTTGTTAGCAATATTTCTATTATGGATGTACATAAAGAAGTATTTATTAAAGCTGATAAAGTCGTTGTAGATGACTGGTCACAATGTAATCGTGAAAAGAAAACAATTAATCAACTTGTATTAGAAGGGAAATTTAGCAAAGAAGCACTACATGCTGAACTTGGACAGCTTGTTACTGGTGAAATTCCTGGTCGTGAAAATGATGATGAAATCATATTACTTAATCCAATGGGCATGGCCATTGAAGATATTGCAAGTGCTTATTTTATTTATCAGCAAGCACAGCAACAAAATATTGGTACAACACTAAGCCTATATTAA
- the sbnC gene encoding staphyloferrin B biosynthesis protein SbnC produces the protein MHTHKAVNTAQTIILRDLIDALLFEDIAGIVSNSEITKEHGQTILIYKNGDQQVKIPVYFSALNMFRYESSKLITIDGRTSSKLLTAPEFWRMIVDMNRDLSGEWEVARVEEGLNTATTQLAKQLSELDLATHPFVMSEQFASLKDRPFHPLAKEKRGLSEADYQVYQAELNQSFPLMVAAVKKTHTIHGDEADYDELERLTAPIKDRARDMLNHQGLSIDDYVLFPVHPWQYQHILPNIFVKEIAEKLVILLPLKFGDYLSSSSMRSLIDVASPYNHVKVPFAMQSLGALRLTPTRYMKNGEQAERLLRQLINKDEVLAKYVTVCDETAWWSYMGEDNDIFKDQLGHLTVQLRKYPESLANNDTQQLVSMAALAANDRTLYQMICGKDDLSKNDIMTLFEDIAQIFLKVTLSFMQYGALPELHGQNILLSFENGRVQKCVLRDHDTVRIYKPWLISHQLSLPQYVVREDTPNTLINEDLETFFAYFQTLAVSVNLYAIIDTMQDLFDVSEHELMSLLKQILKIEVATISWVTADQLAVRHILFDKQTWPFKQILLPLLYQRDSGGGSMPSGLTTVPNPMVTYD, from the coding sequence TTGCATACTCATAAAGCAGTGAATACAGCACAAACGATAATATTAAGAGATTTAATTGATGCACTTTTATTTGAAGATATCGCGGGAATTGTTTCAAATAGTGAGATAACTAAGGAACATGGACAAACGATATTAATTTATAAAAATGGGGATCAACAAGTCAAAATACCTGTATATTTTAGTGCGTTAAATATGTTTCGCTATGAAAGTTCAAAACTTATCACGATAGATGGTAGGACATCTAGCAAACTGTTAACAGCGCCAGAATTTTGGCGAATGATTGTTGATATGAATCGGGATTTAAGTGGAGAGTGGGAAGTTGCTCGCGTTGAAGAGGGACTAAATACTGCGACAACCCAACTTGCTAAACAATTATCGGAATTAGACTTGGCAACGCATCCTTTTGTCATGTCAGAGCAATTTGCAAGTTTAAAAGATCGTCCATTTCATCCACTAGCTAAAGAAAAAAGAGGCTTATCAGAAGCAGACTATCAAGTTTATCAAGCTGAATTAAATCAATCATTTCCTTTAATGGTTGCAGCTGTTAAAAAGACACATACGATTCACGGTGATGAAGCTGATTATGATGAGTTAGAGCGTTTGACCGCTCCTATAAAAGACCGAGCGAGAGACATGTTGAATCATCAAGGTTTATCGATAGATGACTATGTGCTATTCCCAGTGCATCCTTGGCAGTATCAGCACATTCTGCCGAACATCTTTGTGAAAGAGATTGCTGAGAAATTGGTTATCTTGTTGCCACTAAAATTCGGTGATTATCTTTCATCTTCAAGTATGCGTTCATTAATTGACGTTGCATCTCCTTATAATCATGTCAAAGTACCATTTGCGATGCAGTCATTAGGTGCATTAAGGTTAACGCCTACGCGTTATATGAAAAATGGAGAACAAGCAGAACGATTATTACGTCAACTTATTAATAAGGATGAAGTACTAGCTAAATATGTGACAGTTTGTGATGAGACAGCTTGGTGGTCGTATATGGGTGAAGATAATGATATTTTCAAAGACCAATTAGGACATTTAACTGTCCAGCTAAGAAAATATCCGGAATCATTAGCTAACAATGATACGCAACAACTTGTATCAATGGCTGCACTTGCAGCAAATGACCGTACCTTATATCAAATGATTTGTGGAAAAGATGATCTTTCTAAAAATGACATCATGACATTGTTTGAAGATATCGCACAGATCTTTTTAAAAGTGACTTTATCATTTATGCAATATGGTGCATTACCAGAGTTACATGGTCAAAACATCTTATTGTCATTTGAAAATGGGCGAGTACAAAAATGCGTATTACGTGATCATGATACAGTCAGAATTTATAAACCATGGCTGATATCACATCAGCTTTCATTGCCGCAATATGTTGTAAGAGAAGATACACCTAATACTTTGATAAATGAAGACTTAGAAACATTCTTTGCTTATTTCCAAACGTTAGCGGTATCGGTAAATCTATATGCCATTATTGATACGATGCAAGATTTATTTGATGTGAGTGAGCATGAACTTATGTCATTGTTAAAACAAATTTTAAAAATTGAAGTTGCAACTATTTCCTGGGTTACAGCTGATCAGTTAGCGGTAAGACATATTTTATTTGATAAACAAACATGGCCGTTTAAGCAAATATTATTGCCATTGCTTTATCAACGAGATAGCGGTGGAGGTAGTATGCCTTCCGGTTTAACTACTGTACCAAATCCAATGGTGACATATGATTGA
- the sbnD gene encoding staphyloferrin B export MFS transporter, with product MIEQSIWRNNFRILWLSQFIAIAGLTVLVPLLPIYMASLQNLSVVEIQLWSGIAIAAPAVTTMIASPIWGKLGDKISRKWMVLRALLGLAICLFLMALCSTPLQFVLVRLLQGLFGGVVDASSAFASAEAPVEDRGKVLGKLQSSVSAGSLVGPLIGGITASILGFGALLMSIAVITFVVCIFGAWRLIETAHVPKSQIPNINKGIRRSFQYLLCTQQTCRFIIVGVLANFAMYGMLTALSPLASSVNHTTLDDRSVIGFLQSAFWTASILSAPLWGRFNDKSYVKSVYIFATVACGCSAILQGLATNVEFLMAARILQGLTYSALIQSVMFVVVNACHQQLKGTFVGTTNSMLVIGQIIGSLSGAAITSYTSPATTFIVMGVVFAVSSLFLICSNITNQINDHTLMKLWELKQKSAK from the coding sequence ATGATTGAACAGTCTATCTGGCGCAATAATTTTCGCATTTTATGGCTCAGTCAGTTTATCGCGATTGCAGGTCTTACAGTACTCGTGCCATTATTACCTATTTATATGGCATCGTTACAAAACCTTTCAGTCGTCGAAATACAGTTGTGGAGTGGCATTGCCATTGCTGCTCCCGCTGTTACGACGATGATAGCTTCACCGATTTGGGGAAAGCTAGGCGATAAAATCAGCCGGAAATGGATGGTATTGCGAGCGCTACTTGGTTTAGCAATATGTTTGTTTTTAATGGCATTATGTTCGACACCGTTACAATTTGTACTTGTGAGACTACTACAAGGATTATTTGGTGGCGTAGTTGACGCATCAAGTGCTTTTGCAAGTGCAGAAGCACCAGTAGAAGATCGTGGAAAAGTATTAGGAAAGCTGCAAAGTTCAGTGAGTGCTGGCTCACTAGTTGGACCATTAATTGGTGGCATTACGGCTTCGATATTAGGGTTTGGCGCACTACTAATGAGTATTGCTGTTATTACTTTTGTTGTTTGTATTTTTGGTGCATGGAGATTAATTGAAACAGCGCATGTACCGAAATCACAAATACCTAATATTAATAAAGGTATTCGTCGTTCATTTCAATATCTGTTATGCACTCAACAAACGTGTCGATTTATTATAGTTGGTGTTTTAGCAAATTTTGCTATGTACGGTATGTTAACTGCGCTATCACCGTTAGCATCATCAGTCAACCACACAACATTAGACGATCGTAGTGTCATTGGTTTTCTACAATCTGCATTTTGGACAGCTTCGATATTAAGTGCGCCTTTATGGGGGCGCTTTAATGATAAATCCTACGTTAAATCAGTATATATTTTTGCAACGGTAGCGTGTGGCTGTAGTGCTATATTACAAGGTTTAGCGACGAATGTAGAATTTTTAATGGCCGCAAGAATACTACAAGGATTGACATATAGTGCACTTATTCAAAGTGTTATGTTTGTCGTCGTAAATGCATGTCACCAACAACTAAAAGGCACATTTGTAGGAACGACAAATAGTATGTTAGTCATTGGTCAAATTATTGGTAGTCTTAGTGGTGCTGCCATTACAAGTTATACTTCACCGGCAACTACGTTTATCGTTATGGGCGTTGTATTTGCTGTAAGTAGCTTGTTTTTAATTTGTTCAAACATCACTAATCAAATCAACGATCACACATTAATGAAATTATGGGAGTTGAAACAAAAAAGTGCAAAATAA